Below is a genomic region from Isosphaeraceae bacterium EP7.
CCAGGGCCCGCATCACCGAGCGGCTGGGCTCTCGCCGGCCCGCGAGGATTTCCGAGATCGTCGTGTCGCTGACCCCGGTACCGCGGGCCACCACGGCCTGCGTGACGCCCTTGCTCTCGATCAGCGACGCGAGCATGCGGGCGGGAGAGACCTCGGGCTCGCCGTACAGGTCGGTCTCGTGTGCCTCGATCAAAACGCCGAGCGTCTCCATGTAGGCGGCCTGGCCGGGGGTGTGCTGAGGGATATCGATCAATCGGTTCATCATTGCAATCGAACGATCGTGGTCGTCATCCGTGCCGATCGCCAGGAGCGGGTGCTCGTGCACGAGTGCCAGATAATCCTGGTCCGCGGCCGGCAGCTTTCGAGCCCTGGTCGTCACGATTTCCCTCCTCGAAGAGACCACACCTCAGAGTTCCATCCATCGACCTCGATCGTACTCGCGATGGGTCATCACCGCCCGGATGTACACTTTGCCCGTGGTGTAGAAAACCCTCGCAACGATCCGGTATTTGTTGCCGCCGAGATTGAAGACGACCAGGCCACCGACAAGATCAGCGTGGGCATACGATGTACGGATGTCGCTGAAGGTCCGCCAGCGTGCGTTGCGAACTTTCTTGAACCACTCGTCGAGGGCTTCGGGGAGCGACGGATCTTCGGGGTGTAAGTCGGCGAACTCACGTAAGAGCTTACGGCTGATGATGTGCTGCTGGCCTTGGCCCATCGCCGTCTCGCTTCACCGTACGACCTCGTTCAAAACTCGGCCGATCCAATGAATTTACTTCGCAAAAACGGGAAGCTCAAGGTTGGAGTTCGCAAATTCGGGAAGCGATACGAATTTTCAGCCGTTCTTGTTTGCGGAGTTCTGGACGCGGAATCGAACGTCGCAGGCGGGATTGGCAAGTGGTGCCTGTAGGTCTGCTGGATCATGAACGGTTGAAGTCGGATGGAGCGCTGGCGAGGTTTCGGACTTCCGGGCGGGTTTGCAGTAGAATCTTGGGGCTGCAGAGGGGCCCGGGAGTGGCCCTCTGAGTTGCGACGAACCGGTCGAGGCCGCCGATGTCCAGGAAGTATCTGATCGTGATCCCAGACGGTGCGGCCGATGCGCCTCAGGCTTCGTTGGGGGGGAAGACTCCGCTCCAGGCGGCGCGGATTCCGGAGATGGACCGGATTGCGCGAGAGGGGGTGCTCGGTCGGTCGCGGAATGTGCCTGATCGGTTCAACCCGGCCAGCGACGTGGCGACCCTGAGCCTGTTTGGATATGACCCCGAGGAGGTCTATACCGGGCGGGCTCCGCTGGAAGCCGCGGCGATGGGGGTGAAGCTCGGGCCGTATGACTGGGCGATCCGCTGCAACCTGATGACGATCAATGACGGCCGGATGACCGACTTCACGGCGGGGCATATCACGAGTGAGGAGGGGAAGGAGCTGATCGCGGCCCTTCAGGCGACGGTGGGCCGGGATGCGATCGAGTTCCACCCCGGAGTGAGCTATCGGAACCTGATGGTCTACCGTGGCGGTCCCGACGATTGCCCGTTCGGGCCCGAGACAAAGACCACGCCCCCGCATGACGTGCCCGACCAGCTCGCGGCGGATCACTTGCCGACGGGGCCTGGCTCGGCCTTGCTCAATGAGCTGATGCGGGCGGGAATGTCGGTGGTCGTCGACCATCGGGTGAACCGGGCACGCGAGGCGGCGGGCAAGAGGCCCGCGAATGCGATCTGGCTCTGGGGTCAGGGGAAGGCCCCGGTGCTGGTGCCGTTCGAGCAGTTGCGCGGGCTGAAGGGGGCGATCCTGTCGGCCGTGGACCTGGTCTTCGGCGTCGGAATTCTCGCGGGCTGGACGCGCGTGGACGTGCCCGGCGCAACGGGGTACCTGGACACCGATTACGCGGCCAAGGGGCGGGCGGCGATCGAGACCCTGAAGACTCACGACCTGGTCTGCGTCCACGTCGAGGCGCCCGACGAGGCGAGCCACGAGGGGCGTGTGGACGCGAAGGTCGAGGCCCTGGAGCGGATCGACGCGGACATTGTCGGGCCGGTTCGCAAGGCGCTCGAGGCGTACGGCGATTATCGGATCCTGGTCTCGCCCGATCACGCGACGCTGCTGAGCACTCGGGCGCACGACCGGGCGCCTGTGCCCTGGGCGATGGCCGGGACGGGACTGCCGGCCAGCGGTGGGACGTACGACGAGGTGGCTGCGGAGGCGGCCGGCGGGCCACTGCTGGAACAAGGGTTCCGGCTCATGGATCGGTTCCTGGAAGGGTGACGAGGCCGCCGGGGTGGTCGCCCCGGCTCGTCTGAGGGTTGGATTGGTCGCCGGGTGGGCGGTTTGCGTCGCCGGGCGTTGGTTCTTGGTTCGGAGCTTCGACGTTGCCTCTCATCGTGCAGAAGTTTGGCGGGACGAGCGTCGCCGACGCGAGCAAGATCCTGGCGGCAGCCCGGCGGGCGATCCGCGCCCACCGCGCGGGGAACAAGGTTGTCGTGGTCGTCTCGGCGCGGGGAAAGACGACCGACGAGCTGGTGGCGATGGCCCGCGAGATCGACCAGACGCCGGCCTCGCGCGAGATGGACATGCTGCTGTCCACCGGCGAGCAGGTGAGCGTGGCGCTGATGGCGATCGCCGTGCAGGCGCTCGGAGTGCCGGCGATCAGCTTCACCGGGGCCCAGATCGGCATCGTCACGGATAGTTTTCATACGAAGGCGCGGATCAAGAACATCTCGACAGAGCGAATGGTGCAGGCGCTGGATGAGGGGAAGGTCGTGATCGTCGCGGGGTTCCAGGGGGTCGACGAGCAGTACAACATCACGACCCTGGGTCGCGGCGGGTCGGACACGACGGCGGTGGCCCTGGCGGCCGTGCTGGGTGCCGACGCTTGCGAGATCTATACCGACGTGGACGGCGTTTATACGACCGACCCGCGCATCGTGCCCGAGGCGCGGCGGGTCGACCGGATCAGCTTCGATGAGATGCTGGAGCTGGCCAGCCTGGGCGCGGGGGTGATGCACTCGCGGTCGATCGAATTCGCCAAGAAGTACGGCGTGCCGATCCACGTGCGGAGCAGCTTCACCGACGCCCCGGGCACCTGGATCGTGGGCGAGGGCGACGCGCGGCGGCTGGGGGTGCACGTCACCGGCGCGGCGCTGGCCAAGGACGAGGCGCGGATCACTCTGACGGGCGTGCCCGACCGGCCTGGCGTGGTGCATGCGATCTTCAGGACGATCGCCGAGTCGAACATCGTCGTCGACATGATCGTCCAGAACGCGGCGACGGCCGGCGTGACCGTGGTCAGCTTCACCGTGGCCAGCGGCGATCTGGCGGACACCTTGCGCGTGGCAGAGATTGCCGCGAAGGCGGTGGGCGCGACCGGTGTGACGCACGACGCCCAGGTGTCGAAGGTGAGCATCGTCGGGCTGGGGATGCGGACGCACACAGGCGTCGCCCGAGAGATGTTCGCGGCGCTGGCCCGCGAGGGCGTGAATATTCAGATGATCACCACCAGCGAGATCAAGGTGAGCGTGCTGGTGGACCGTGCGTCGGGGCCGAGGGCCCTGAAGGTGGTGCACGCGGCGTTCCAGCTGGAGCGCGAGGCGGCCGATCTGCCGGGGATCAGCGAGGTGCCGCCGACTTCGGGCCGGGCCCATACCAAGGCGCAGCCGACGGAGAATGCCAAGGGCTCCGATGGGCGTATGCTCGCCGGGATGGAAGACGTGGTGGTCAGCGGCGTGGAGCTGGACGACCGCCAGGCGCGGATCACGCTGCGTGACGTGCCCGACCGCCCCGGGTTCGCCGCCGGGGTATTCGACCGGATCGCCGACGCGGGCGTCTTCGTCGACATGATCGTTCAGGACGCCGGGTTCGACGGCCTGACGCACCTCTCATTCACGGTCCCGTCGCAGCAGGCCGAGCGGGCCGCCGACGCGGTGCGGGCCGAGGCCGAGGGGCGGGTCCAGGTGGAGCCCTCCATCGCCAAGCTTTCGGTCATCGGCGTCGGGATGCGGACGCACACGGGGGTGGCCACGCGGATGTTCGGGGCCCTCGCGGAGCGGGGGATCAACATTAATCTGATCAATACCAGCGAGGTCCGGATTAACGTGGCGACCGACGCGGCGAGCGGGCCGCGTGCGATCGAAGCGTTGACCGAGGCGTTCGACCTGGGTGCCGGGGCCTGATCCGGGACGGCCCGGGAGATTGAGGATCGTCGGATGCGGACACAAGCCGATGGGGCGCCGGCGAACTGGCGCCGGCGACTCTACGTGCTGGTTCTGGCCGACTGCCTGGCGATGGCCGTGGCATTCGGCCTTCTGACGGACCAGGCGAGTCAGCCTCAGTTGGTGCCGATGGACCGGGGTGCCACGGCCTGGCTGCGCGACTATCGTGCGGACTGGCCTCTGGTGACGGATCTTGCCCACCTGATCACGGTGGTCGGCAATACGAGCGTCGCGACGGTGATCGTGATGGCGACGTTTGCAACCTGGTATACGCTGGCGCAGGCGGGCTATGTCCGATTCCGGTTGAGAGAGGCGAGCTACTGGCTAGGCGCGATCCTGGTCGGGCGACTGCTCTGCTCGGGGATCAAGCAGGTGTTGAAGCGTGAGCGGCCTCCCTCGCTCATGCGATTAGTCGATGAGACAACATATAGCTTCCCCAGTGGGCACGCGAACTTCGCTGCACTGGCGTTTGGCTTCTGCACGATGGCCCTGCTGCGTTTGATTCCCAAACGGTACGTGCTTGCTCGCTGGACGGCCGTGCTCAGCTGCCTGCTGGCGACGCTGCTAGTGGCTGGCAGTCGGGTCTGGTTGGGGGCGCATTACCCGACGGACGTGCTGGCAGGGTATCTGCTCGGCCTGACCTGGTTTTTGCTGTCCCTAATGCTGGCGACGCAGCTGGGCTTGCACGAGATCATCGACCCGACGACCCCGCCCAAGGAGTCAGGGCCATCCGCCTGATCGTGCGGGACGAGGCGGGTTCGACCAACGACGAGGCGGCCTTGCTGGCGGCCTCGGGCGGGATGACGCTGCCGTTTGCGGTGCGCGCCCTGCGACAGACGAGCGGCAGGGGGCAGGCGGGCCGGGCCTGGTGGTCGGACTCCGGGAGCCTGGCCCTGACGGTGGCCCTTGATCCGGGGGCGTCCGGCCTTCGAGAATCGCAGGAGCCGAGGGTGGCCCTGGCAACGGCCGCCTGCCTGGCCTTGCGCATCGGGCGTGAGATCCCCGCGCTGGCGGGGCAAATCGGCGTCAGGTGGCCCAATGATCTGGAGGCCGGGGGCCGGAAGGTGGGGGGGATCCTCACCGAACGAGCCGGCGGGGTGCTGCTCGTCGGGGTGGGCCTGAACGTCACGACGGACTTCGCCAGTGCCACCGACGACATTCGAGGGATGGCCGATTCGCTGGCGGGGCTAGCAGGCGGCTCGCTGGGAGAGGATGCGCCTGGTCGGGCGGCAGGCTGGGTTTGCGAGGAAGTTGAGCGGGCCGTGAACGGGCTGACGACGTCGGATGCCTGGCTCGCCGAGGCCTGGAATCGGCTGGACACGCTGGCGGGTTGTCCGGTCCGGGTTGAGCGAGCGGGGCGTCTGACGGAGGGGATCGGCCTGGGGATCGACGCGGACGGTTGTTTGCGGCTGGGCGTGCGCGGCGGGGTCGAGGTGGTGGCGGCCGGTCGAATTCTGCGCGAGTGATTCTGAAAGGCACGATCAGCCATCGCAGGTCATACGAACGGCCGCCCGTCTCCTCATGATCGAGGGGACGGGCGGCCGTTTTGGGTCCGGGATCGAGGGAGCCTGAAGGCGGCTCAGCGGGCCTTGGTTGCGGCGGCCAGCTCGCGGGCGGCGGCCTCGGCGGGTTTCTCGCCGATCCAGTCGACCAGAATCGGGGCGGCGATGTAGATGGTCGAGTAGGTTCCGCTGAGGAAGCCGACGACCAGCGAGAAGGCGAAGCCGTGGAGGCCTTCGCCGCCGAAGGCGTAGAGGATCACCACGACCAGCCAGGCCGTCAGCGAGGTCAGGATGGTCCGGCTGAGGGTCTGGTTGACGGCCTCGTTGATCATCGCGGCGGTGAGGACCGGCGTCTTGCCGCGGATCTCGCGGATCCGGTCGAAGATGACGATGGTGTCATTGACCGAGAACCCGATGAGCGTGAGGAACGCCGCGATCATCGGCAGGTCGATCTTGAACGGCTCGATGCCGAGGTACTGCTGGAAGCCGGGGATCCGGGAGAGCCAGTAGCTGGCCGCGACGGCGCCCAGGGTGAACAGGACGTCGTGGACGACGGCGATGATGGCCGCCAAGCCGTAAGTGAGCGACTTGAACCGGAGCCAGAGGTAGGCGGCGATGATGAGCCAGCTCGCGATCGTGGCGATGACGGCGAGCTGCTTGGTCTCGCCGGCGACCACCGCGCCGAACTTCTCGAGTCGTTCGTAAAGCAGGTTCGGGTTGGACTGGATCTGGGCGGCGAGGGCCTTGAGCTGGGCACCGGCGACTTCGGGCTCGAGGTCGGTGCGGACGACCAGGGTGGTCGAGGAGAGGTCGGGCGAGCCGGCGGTCGCCTTCGGGTTGACGACCTCGAACCTGGAGGTCGGGTTGATGACCTTGGCGGCGTTGAGGCTCTGCTCGAAGGCCGAGGCAATCCGGCTCGGGGGCTGCTCGCTGTTGAACGTCAGGGTGTACTGGCGACCGCCCGCGAAGCGTGAGGCCGGTGCCGGGGTGGTGCCGGCCACGGGGGCGGGGGCCGTGGCGATGGGAGCGGGCTCGGAGAGGGTCATGACGATCTTGCGGAGGGCGCCCTTGAAGGCGTCCTGGATCTTGGCGGAGACGACCGCGACATCCTGCTCGGTGGTGCGGATGTTGTACCGAAGGCCGGCCTTCTCGCCGCCGATGTTGAGGGTCTCGACGGTGACGTCGGGTAGGCCCGCGGCCTTCTCGCGGACGAACTCGGCGCGGCGGGAGCCGGTGAGGTCGCGGACCTCGGGGTCTTCTGGGTTCAGGCGGATGGTGACCAGGGTTCCGCCGGTGAAGTCGATGTTATACATGGTGTTGCCACGCATGTAGACCAGGGCCAGGCCGACGGCGATGACGATGGTCGAGCCGACCATGCAGGCGCGACGGTAGCGGATGAAGTCGATGTTGGTCTTGTCCATCATCTTCATCATCGTCAGCTTGCGGATGTAGCCCTTCGAGTAGCAGAAGTCGAAGATGACCCGCGAGACGTAGACGGCGGTGAACAGGTTCCAGATCAGTCCGATGATGAGGGTCAGGGCGAAGCCTTTGACTTCCTCGGTGCCGACGAAGTAGAGGACGAAGCCGGAGAGCATCGTCGTGATGTTGGCGTCGAGGATGGTCGTCCAGGCACGGGAGAAGCCGTTGCGGATCTGCTGGGCAAGCCCGGCCCCTCGCTCCGCCTCTTCCCTCATGCGTTCGAAGATGAGCACATTGGCATCGACGGCCATGCCGATGGTCAGGGCCAATCCCGCGAGGCCGGGGAGGGTGAACGTGGCGCGGAAGAGGGCCATCGAGCCGAGCAGGAGGACCATGTTCAATACGAGCGCGACGACGGCGACGAGGCCGGCGAAGCGGTAGTAGGCGATCATGAACAGGGGGACGACGAGCATCGACAGCTCGATGGCGAAGATCCCCTTGGCGATGGTGTCTTCACCCAGGGTCGGCCCGATCTTCTCTTCCTGGAGCGGGTTGGGATTGAGGCTGGCCGGCAGGCTGCCCGACCGGAGGATCTCGACGAGGTTGTCGACCTCCTTGGCGCGGAAGCCTTGTCCGCCCCCCTCGATGACGCCCGTCTCGCGGATCTCCGAGTTGATCTGAGGCGCGGACATGACGACGTTGTCGAGAAGGATGGCGAGCTGATAGTGGAACGCGCCCCCCTCCTTGGGGAGGTGGCTGCTGGTCAGCGAACCGAACTTTCGGGCACCGGCGCGGTCGAAGACGAAGCCGACGGCTGGCTGCATCTTCTCGTCCTGGGTGCTATACACCCGGGCGAGATACTGGCCGGTGACGTTCTGCCGCTCGGGGGGGAGCTGGCAGAGGATGTAACGCTCGACGCGGCCGGGGGCGACGGTCTCCTCGCGGACGATGGGGTCGGCCTGGCGGGTCGAGTCCTTCGGCGGCGTGCCGATGTTGCTCGGGCTCTTCTCGATCTTGTAGGAGGCAACGCTGGCCAGCCCGTGGGGAGTCTCAAGCGTCAGGGAGTCGGCGGTGTTCTCCTTGATCAGCGGCGCGACGGTGCGATCCAGGCCGGCGGCGTCCTTGCCCGTGATCTCGACGGGAAGCCCGACATAGGCGTTCTTGGTCCAACGCTGGGAGGCGTCGGTGAGCGTGGTGCCGCCGGAGTTGCTGACCGGGGCCGTGCCGGTGATGGTCTCGCCGAGCTTGGCCCAGGTGTGGCCGGCGGGGGGCTTCAGGATGGCGCCGGGCTCGTAGGCACGCTTGGCGATGGCCTGAGCGCGGGCGTCGTAGCGGTTGGCGAGGATCCGGAATTCGAGCGAGCCGACGTCGGTCATCTTCCGCTTGACGTCCTCGACCTCGTCGTCGGAGGCCTCGGACAGGATCAGCTCGATCCGGTTGCTGCCGATCTTGCGAATCGGCCGGTCGAGGACGCCATCGGGGTTGATGCGCCGCTTCAGGGCGGTGATCAGGTCATCGATGTTGGCGTTCGACTTGCCGGAGTCGTTGTTGACCTCGTAGACGAGGATGGTTCCGCCCGACAGGTCGATGCCCGGCTTCAGGCCGTAGACGTAGATGAACAGCAGGAACAGGGCGGTCAAGCCGCCGATCAGCGTGAATTTCTGGGTGAAGTTCTTCATCGTGATTCCTGCGTCCATCGCCATGGGCCGCGGGCCGGCGGCGGCGGGTCGGCAACCTGGTTTGCCCCGATCAATCGGGGGGGAGAGTCACGGCGTAGTGGATTGAATCGGGAGGGTCGAGGGCCGCTGCCGGCGTCTGCGCCGGGGCGTCGACCTGCGTCGAGGGTCGCCCGGATACGGGCTCACTCGGCGGCTTCGACCACGCGGGCGATGCTGCCGCGGCTGAATGTCAGGCGCATCTTGTTGTCATCGTCGACCCGAAGCACGACCTTGTCGGCCGCCTTGTCGATGGAGACGACGGTGCCGTAGAGGCCCATGTTGGTGATGACCTTGTCCCTGGGCTTCAGCGCGTCGACCGTCGCCCTGAGCTTCTTGGCCGCCTGTTGCTGGGGGCGGATGAGCACCAGGTAGAAGATGGGCAGCATCGGCAGGAGGGGCAGCAGGTTTACCAGGGGATTCCCGCTGGGGGCCTGCGGGGCGGGGGCCGCCTGGGCTTGGGCGAAAAGCATCACAAGGTCGAGCGGGCCGAGCATATCATCCATCCGTCGGTCGGGCATTCATAGCGGTGGTCGAGGGTGCCGGCGGGCCGTCCGGCCCGGCCTCACGGAGCACTGTAACGTCTAGGGCCCGAGAACGTCCAGGATTTCCAGCTTGAATGGGACATACGTCCCCGCGCGGATCGCTTTGCGGGCTTGCGCCATTAGCCGGTGGATGTAACTGAGGTTGTGAATCGACGCCAGGATCGGCCCGAGCATCTCGCCCGCGTTGAACAGGTGGCGGAGATAGCCCCGGCTGAACCGGCGACAGGCCAGGCAGTCGCAGCCAACCTCGATGGGCCCGGGATCGAGCTTGTGCACGGCGTTGCGCAGCTTGACGGGGCCGGCGGAGGTCAGGCAAGTCGCGTTGCGGCCGTTGCGGGTGGGGAGCACGCAGTCGAACAGGTCGATGCCGGTCTCGATGGCGTCGAGCATGTCCTGTGGCCGGCCAACCCCCATCAGGTAGCGAGGCCGGTCGTCGGGCAAGTGGTGCGTGCTGGCCCTGAGGGCGGCCCGGACCTCGTCACGGGTCTCGCCGACGCTGACCCCGCCGACGGCATAACCGTCGAAGTCCATCTCCACCAGGGCCTCGGCGCAGCCGGCGCGAAGGTCCTCGTGAGACCCCCCCTGGACGATTGCGAACAGGGACTGGTCGGTGCGGGTGTGGGCGTCCTTGCAGCGACGTGCCCAGCGGACAGTGCGCCCGGTGGCGTCGGCCACGGCGGACTTCGCCGCGGGGAGCGCGGGGCAGTGATCCAGGCACATGGCGACGTCGGCGCCGAGGGCCTCCTGGATCGTGACGGCGCGTTCCGGCGTGAGGTCCAGGAGGCTGCCATCGAGGTGCGACCGGAAGGCGACGCCTTCCTCGGTGAGCTTCGACCGCGCCGAGAGGCTGAACGCCTGGAATCCGCCCGAATCGGTGAGGATCGGCCCTTGCCAGTCCATGAAGGAGTGCAGGCCGCCGAGGGTCTGGATGACGGCCTCGCCGGGGCGGAGGGCCAGGTGATAGGTGTTGGCCAGGACCATCCGGCTGCCGGTTTCAATCAGCTGGTCCGGGGTCAGACCTTTGACCGTCCCCTGGGTGCCGACCGGCATGAACGCGGGGGTTTCCAGGCTGCCGTGCGGTGTGTGGAGGATGCCGAGACGCGCGCCGGAGCCGGGATCGCGGCAGACCACTTCAATCCGGACTGGGCGGGGCAACGCGGGGCCTCGGTGCGGGGGAGAGGGATGGTCGTCCGGGCGCATCTTCGACCGGCACGATGATTCGGGGTCTCTGAACACAATGCGATTGCCACGCGTCCAGTCGGAGGACGCGTGGCAACCGGGGTCGTCTCGGGGAATAGATCAGTGACCGCGGGCGAAACTCACTCGTTCTTGAGCTTGAGATTCAGCTCGGCGAGCTTCTCACGGACTTCATTGAGGGAGGTCACGCCGAAGTTCTTGCATTCGAGGAGCTGGTCGCCGGTGTAGCTGAGCAGCTCGCCGACGGTCTGGCAGCCGAGCTTCGTCATGCACTTGCGGGCGCGGACGGAGAGGTTCAGCTCACTGATGGTCCTGGCCATCATGGCCCGCTCTTCCTGCGACATCTCGGTGTGGCCGGAGTCGTGCCCGCCCATTCCGCCGCCGCCA
It encodes:
- the tgt gene encoding tRNA guanosine(34) transglycosylase Tgt, producing the protein MPRPVRIEVVCRDPGSGARLGILHTPHGSLETPAFMPVGTQGTVKGLTPDQLIETGSRMVLANTYHLALRPGEAVIQTLGGLHSFMDWQGPILTDSGGFQAFSLSARSKLTEEGVAFRSHLDGSLLDLTPERAVTIQEALGADVAMCLDHCPALPAAKSAVADATGRTVRWARRCKDAHTRTDQSLFAIVQGGSHEDLRAGCAEALVEMDFDGYAVGGVSVGETRDEVRAALRASTHHLPDDRPRYLMGVGRPQDMLDAIETGIDLFDCVLPTRNGRNATCLTSAGPVKLRNAVHKLDPGPIEVGCDCLACRRFSRGYLRHLFNAGEMLGPILASIHNLSYIHRLMAQARKAIRAGTYVPFKLEILDVLGP
- the secD gene encoding protein translocase subunit SecD, which translates into the protein MKNFTQKFTLIGGLTALFLLFIYVYGLKPGIDLSGGTILVYEVNNDSGKSNANIDDLITALKRRINPDGVLDRPIRKIGSNRIELILSEASDDEVEDVKRKMTDVGSLEFRILANRYDARAQAIAKRAYEPGAILKPPAGHTWAKLGETITGTAPVSNSGGTTLTDASQRWTKNAYVGLPVEITGKDAAGLDRTVAPLIKENTADSLTLETPHGLASVASYKIEKSPSNIGTPPKDSTRQADPIVREETVAPGRVERYILCQLPPERQNVTGQYLARVYSTQDEKMQPAVGFVFDRAGARKFGSLTSSHLPKEGGAFHYQLAILLDNVVMSAPQINSEIRETGVIEGGGQGFRAKEVDNLVEILRSGSLPASLNPNPLQEEKIGPTLGEDTIAKGIFAIELSMLVVPLFMIAYYRFAGLVAVVALVLNMVLLLGSMALFRATFTLPGLAGLALTIGMAVDANVLIFERMREEAERGAGLAQQIRNGFSRAWTTILDANITTMLSGFVLYFVGTEEVKGFALTLIIGLIWNLFTAVYVSRVIFDFCYSKGYIRKLTMMKMMDKTNIDFIRYRRACMVGSTIVIAVGLALVYMRGNTMYNIDFTGGTLVTIRLNPEDPEVRDLTGSRRAEFVREKAAGLPDVTVETLNIGGEKAGLRYNIRTTEQDVAVVSAKIQDAFKGALRKIVMTLSEPAPIATAPAPVAGTTPAPASRFAGGRQYTLTFNSEQPPSRIASAFEQSLNAAKVINPTSRFEVVNPKATAGSPDLSSTTLVVRTDLEPEVAGAQLKALAAQIQSNPNLLYERLEKFGAVVAGETKQLAVIATIASWLIIAAYLWLRFKSLTYGLAAIIAVVHDVLFTLGAVAASYWLSRIPGFQQYLGIEPFKIDLPMIAAFLTLIGFSVNDTIVIFDRIREIRGKTPVLTAAMINEAVNQTLSRTILTSLTAWLVVVILYAFGGEGLHGFAFSLVVGFLSGTYSTIYIAAPILVDWIGEKPAEAAARELAAATKAR
- a CDS encoding type II toxin-antitoxin system HigB family toxin; protein product: MGQGQQHIISRKLLREFADLHPEDPSLPEALDEWFKKVRNARWRTFSDIRTSYAHADLVGGLVVFNLGGNKYRIVARVFYTTGKVYIRAVMTHREYDRGRWMEL
- a CDS encoding helix-turn-helix transcriptional regulator, with protein sequence MTTRARKLPAADQDYLALVHEHPLLAIGTDDDHDRSIAMMNRLIDIPQHTPGQAAYMETLGVLIEAHETDLYGEPEVSPARMLASLIESKGVTQAVVARGTGVSDTTISEILAGRREPSRSVMRALGAYFGVNPGIFL
- a CDS encoding phosphatase PAP2 family protein: MRTQADGAPANWRRRLYVLVLADCLAMAVAFGLLTDQASQPQLVPMDRGATAWLRDYRADWPLVTDLAHLITVVGNTSVATVIVMATFATWYTLAQAGYVRFRLREASYWLGAILVGRLLCSGIKQVLKRERPPSLMRLVDETTYSFPSGHANFAALAFGFCTMALLRLIPKRYVLARWTAVLSCLLATLLVAGSRVWLGAHYPTDVLAGYLLGLTWFLLSLMLATQLGLHEIIDPTTPPKESGPSA
- a CDS encoding cofactor-independent phosphoglycerate mutase; translation: MSRKYLIVIPDGAADAPQASLGGKTPLQAARIPEMDRIAREGVLGRSRNVPDRFNPASDVATLSLFGYDPEEVYTGRAPLEAAAMGVKLGPYDWAIRCNLMTINDGRMTDFTAGHITSEEGKELIAALQATVGRDAIEFHPGVSYRNLMVYRGGPDDCPFGPETKTTPPHDVPDQLAADHLPTGPGSALLNELMRAGMSVVVDHRVNRAREAAGKRPANAIWLWGQGKAPVLVPFEQLRGLKGAILSAVDLVFGVGILAGWTRVDVPGATGYLDTDYAAKGRAAIETLKTHDLVCVHVEAPDEASHEGRVDAKVEALERIDADIVGPVRKALEAYGDYRILVSPDHATLLSTRAHDRAPVPWAMAGTGLPASGGTYDEVAAEAAGGPLLEQGFRLMDRFLEG
- a CDS encoding biotin--[acetyl-CoA-carboxylase] ligase yields the protein MRDEAGSTNDEAALLAASGGMTLPFAVRALRQTSGRGQAGRAWWSDSGSLALTVALDPGASGLRESQEPRVALATAACLALRIGREIPALAGQIGVRWPNDLEAGGRKVGGILTERAGGVLLVGVGLNVTTDFASATDDIRGMADSLAGLAGGSLGEDAPGRAAGWVCEEVERAVNGLTTSDAWLAEAWNRLDTLAGCPVRVERAGRLTEGIGLGIDADGCLRLGVRGGVEVVAAGRILRE
- a CDS encoding aspartate kinase encodes the protein MPLIVQKFGGTSVADASKILAAARRAIRAHRAGNKVVVVVSARGKTTDELVAMAREIDQTPASREMDMLLSTGEQVSVALMAIAVQALGVPAISFTGAQIGIVTDSFHTKARIKNISTERMVQALDEGKVVIVAGFQGVDEQYNITTLGRGGSDTTAVALAAVLGADACEIYTDVDGVYTTDPRIVPEARRVDRISFDEMLELASLGAGVMHSRSIEFAKKYGVPIHVRSSFTDAPGTWIVGEGDARRLGVHVTGAALAKDEARITLTGVPDRPGVVHAIFRTIAESNIVVDMIVQNAATAGVTVVSFTVASGDLADTLRVAEIAAKAVGATGVTHDAQVSKVSIVGLGMRTHTGVAREMFAALAREGVNIQMITTSEIKVSVLVDRASGPRALKVVHAAFQLEREAADLPGISEVPPTSGRAHTKAQPTENAKGSDGRMLAGMEDVVVSGVELDDRQARITLRDVPDRPGFAAGVFDRIADAGVFVDMIVQDAGFDGLTHLSFTVPSQQAERAADAVRAEAEGRVQVEPSIAKLSVIGVGMRTHTGVATRMFGALAERGININLINTSEVRINVATDAASGPRAIEALTEAFDLGAGA
- the yajC gene encoding preprotein translocase subunit YajC, whose protein sequence is MPDRRMDDMLGPLDLVMLFAQAQAAPAPQAPSGNPLVNLLPLLPMLPIFYLVLIRPQQQAAKKLRATVDALKPRDKVITNMGLYGTVVSIDKAADKVVLRVDDDNKMRLTFSRGSIARVVEAAE